In Phoenix dactylifera cultivar Barhee BC4 chromosome 1, palm_55x_up_171113_PBpolish2nd_filt_p, whole genome shotgun sequence, the genomic stretch tctctcctctctctatttctctctctttttctctctcatggTGTCTCTCTCTAGTTGACCTAGGTAAGTGATAGCAGGGACTCGGTGGACGTCGTAATGGACTCCTGGTGGATGCTGGTAGGCGATCTAGGTTACTAGTCCActctttgattttcttttgtaatGGACCCCTGGTGGACGCCAGTAGGCGGTTTAGGTTCCCGTAAGCTGACTCTATTGCCTGCCGGTTAGCGACACTTTTCCGGTAGTACGAATCGCTACGCTTCGCTTGTTTCTATATGATAATATGCACCGTCGGTTGCTGCGCTTTAAAAACTTTCTTTCTGTGGGCAAAGGGCATCTTTCGGGTAGCAAgctgtttgattttttttgataattgagTTTAAATCATTAGAGGGAGAGTCATCTGCGCCAGTAGATTCTGATCGAAGTACTACTCTACACCCCAGCTCGTTGTGTTTAGTCAGTCATCAATAGAGGTAAAAAGTCCTATACACAATCACCTTTTTGGATAATACATATTTTGTAATATATGTTGATTTTAGGCTTTCCATCGTTTTTTGTATAATTGCTTAATGATTTCCgacatatatattttgttaaTATATGGACATATCAAATATCGGTGATTATGGCTACTTGGATTATGATTTGGTTGTTGGGATATGAtgctaattattttagaatttgggcatgaaatataatttgaaattatatttttcttggtatggatgaaattgaataatttgattgatgaACAAAAGAATTTGGACTAGACATTTTATGGATTGCCTATCATAGGCCGAATCGTGACACATTGGTTTGCTACTGTAGTCCAAAGTGCAGTTATCTTGGATTGCCACTGCAGGCTTATGAGgttccgtgcgggcgtgtgtttaatcccacatcggggacactgcagcacagatccattAGGGATGACCACGAGCCAAGCCgattgtggtgtttgtgattagatttgaatggatttgaacccttagcctgacgaggatgtcaGAGCTTAAACGGAGGGAGTATATGAGGATACGTGcggacatgtgtttagtcctatattggttattcgctgggtagatcttgggtacttatacaggatcaagaaatccaaataataccttctggctagtcaTTTTAGATGAGGTTCTGGGTTATTCAAGGCCTAAGCGTAGCTATCTTGGTTTGCTTCCGCGGGCTAGAGCGTAGATATTCTGGTTTGCCGCTATAGGCTAAAGTATAGTTATCTTGGATTGCCACCGCGGGCCAAAATGCAGTTATCTTGGTTTGCCACTACGGGCCGAAGAGCGGATTTTTTTGTTTGCCACGGTGGACCGAAGCGCGGATGTTTTGGTTTGCCGGTCATGGGCCGAAGCGTGACCATGAATAGTCCAAATCAGAATTTGATAGAAAATTTggataaaaatagaaaattaaaagtatAAAACCACTACATGATAATATCTTATGTGTTTTCTAGAATGGATTATATGTTTAATGACATACATTTATGGATGCATATTTATATAGAATTTTTTGAGCTATGTTGAATAATCGATATAAGGCTTTATAATTTTTGTCTGCATTTTGATGAGGtttgtagttaatatttattttaaatttactaTATTTATATTGGTGTGAGTGTGTTGAATTTTTACTAAGCTGTAAAGCTCACACAACCATACCTTTTTTTTTGCAGAGTCGTAGGATGCATAGTTTCAGATGGGTTAGGTGAAGTCTGAGTATTAGAGTTATGAGTTAGTTTATTTTCTGATATCGAGgaatatttgaaaattttgtaacTAAACCGGTTGGATTATTTGAATATgatggatttatttatttaggttATTCAGCTATGTCCTGTTAAGTTATTGGATATTTGTTCACCTTAAGCTTTGCATGATCTCTAAGGCATCggtctagggctcatgcggcaaTGTTATGTGCTCGGACCTGGATGTTTGATTTGGGGCGACACAACCACATTAGACCCAATAGCTAACATTGAAGAAAATTACAAACCAACCATGATACATCGCagcaaattattttttatgaggTCAACAGCATAGCCAACTGCATTTATCTATACTACCTAACAACCATAGTTAATCGTCTAGTTTCTATTCTCCCCAGATAAACGAAAAATTCTCCAGTATCTATGTTTGGAGGGAATCCTTTCTTGTCCACTCGCCCTTCCATTATATCTGTTGCCTGATCCCTGTTTGCACAGGCAAGCAGGTTAATGACGCCTATGGAGAGTGAAAATAGGACAATGCAGAAAATACTGCCTGCTCGATGGtcagaaagagaagaagggccGCTGCAAACACTGAAATTTTAGCCCATGGGTTGCCAAGATAGTCTCGCCTCAAAGTAACAAGCCTTTTGTGGCATTTGACTTCATAAAAGCTGTTTACTTCCTTAATCTGTTTTGCAAGGTAGTTCTTTTCCCGAACATAGTGCAAACGACTGCCCAACTGATTGAAGAGGTCTGCCACATCTTGAGGACTGCTTAGCTTATGTTCCAGTATGCCTTTCAATTGGAGCAACCGCACGTCCTCAGCCTGGTCGATGATGCAGTCCATAAAGAGTGCGTATATCGTAAAGTACATCTCAGTGTCGAAATAGCACTGTTCGAAAGCTATGAGGTTTTGGAAGAGAGGACCGGTATAGCCATAGATTTGCAGTTGTGGTATCTCCATCCGCCCACTCCTAAGCTTTAAACACAAATTCTGGAGGCATAGCCATGGCGTGAGCTTCATCTTCCTTCTCTGGAATTGTATGTTCAAGAAACTGTCTGCCTGTTCCTTCTTCCTGAACTTCACCCCAGCCCTGAGGAGCTCCGTCGCACTAGGAATCCACTTGGGAGCATCTTCTCTTGGTGCAGATGTGGACTCTGCTGGCTTTTCTGAAGGGATCCGAGATGaataaaatagatggagcagATGATGGTATTCTTCGGGGGACTTCTTCTCGAATGATTTGGATTTCTCGGGATGGATGCCCTTGAAAAGCTGGAGAGCAAGGTCAACAAGATCAATCTGTCCATCCTCGCATGTTTTGAGATGATCAAATAGCAATCGGATGATGAAGAAAGGAATTTGGTTCTCAAGCTTCAGCAGATCATAAATCACTACATGAATTGTGAACAGCCCTGCCACAGTTGGGCCCTCAAGCTGCTCATCCTCCTCGATATTTAAAACAACCTCCCCTTCCCTCGTCTCAATCATACCCTCTCTCCTTTGCAATCCCCTTCGCCTTCTTTGTCTCCTTCTTGATTCCTTCCTGGGACACATTTTTAGCATGAGGTAAATGATGAAGCACCCATCAAGCAACATGATCATTGCCATATCTTGGGCATTCAGTTTGGAGAATTCCTGAGAGTAGCAGCTCCGGACCTTCTCATCGTGTTTCTTCAACTCCAACAAGCACCCGCTCAACAATTGACGTGCACGCTCCTGACTTCGATGACGCAATAGAAGGAGCCGGACACACCGCCGCTTGTGGTACTTCGTGATGTAACTCCCCGGGATTTTGCGGCGAAAAGGTCCGAGGCAAACAATTATTGGTTTGTAGGCTTCATTTTCCAACTGTTGGATGTGGTTGGGGACCTCGAAGATGGCGCATGGTTCCTCGGGATGGTCCGTAGGTTGTGCTAAATTTACTTTCTCCCAAACACTTTTGATCCACTCCTCTTTGTCAGGGTATTCTTTGCCCCATTCTTCATCCGATTCTTCGGCCCTGTTGCGACCTAATTTATAAAGTACGTGGCCAAGTAAGTTACTATAACTTCTAAGAGAAATTATCTAACAGACATTTAGttcaaaaattataataattgattttccATGCGAAAATTCCTCAGTTGTTGCGAGCAAACTGCTTTGATTATACAATATCTTGCACATGGGCCCAACAAATTTGGCAAGAAACCTTTTGTATTTAAATTATGGAAGTGACGGTATGCAAGTAATCTCTAGGATTTAATTATTTCTCGTGCAGAAACAAGCAAAAATTTTAGAATTAAGGGATCTAGACATCTGCTAGGAATAAGGATTTTCTATGGTTCGTTCAGAACCATATCACATCCATGATCCAAGAACTCCAAGAGAAATTATTAGAAAGCAACCATTTAAAAACAAGAAAGTTGACAATATTTGACCAcaatttgaaaaagataaatgaCAGATAAATCCTAAAACCTAGAAAGTAAAATGAAATAAGTAAGAATAGAGAAATGAAATTTGAATTATCTCTCATgcagaaaataaaagataaatagaACGTACCGAATTTACATCATATCATCAAGAGTGATAACTTCTAATTAGTAAAACACAATATTTAAGAATTACGTTGAGAATATGATAATATTTATGATAATCATGAAATTATGATTATTTGAGGTTtcctattttttaaaatttatgagaTCTTTATTTTATTCAAGAAATGCCAGACTCGAGAAAAATTCCAACCACAACAAATTTCAGTcattgctatatatatatatatatatatatatatatatatatatatatatatatatatatatatatatatatatatatatatatatatatatatatatataggtataaAAGGattcaaataatatatttaatagttGTTGTTTACACCACATCTTAATCTACAATGGAGGTCTAAATATGGATTAGATGAGAGATAATTCATCCTCCAAGATTTTGTAATTGGTGGTCGATAGGTTGGTGAAGATTTTTGCTTTCCGTGGCGGGAACCAGCCAACGGTGAAAGAGGTAGACGTACCAAAGTTTCCACTAGGGATCAGCTCGTCTAGTCTCACCATCTCCCTACGGGGCCTTGGAACGTGATGAAAGGCCGATCTGGGGACAGGGCGTACCACATCCACTCTCCTGCCTTTTGGAATCGACGCCACGACCTGATGATGTACAGGGAGACATTGACAATGAGCAAGCAACGTTGATAtaacttttagaaaaaaaatgatttagaaATAAAAGGGACATTTATAATTCAAATATAAAATAACTGATTTGCAAGGATAAATTTTTTAGTTTCTGTTGCTTTTGTTATATTTCTTGAATATGAGCCAAGCAAATTAACAAATACCTTAGAATATtttgaaaagtattttttaatttaaaaaatagatctagAGGAAGCAAAGATTA encodes the following:
- the LOC120112878 gene encoding UPF0481 protein At3g47200-like, encoding MVRLDELIPSGNFGRNRAEESDEEWGKEYPDKEEWIKSVWEKVNLAQPTDHPEEPCAIFEVPNHIQQLENEAYKPIIVCLGPFRRKIPGSYITKYHKRRCVRLLLLRHRSQERARQLLSGCLLELKKHDEKVRSCYSQEFSKLNAQDMAMIMLLDGCFIIYLMLKMCPRKESRRRQRRRRGLQRREGMIETREGEVVLNIEEDEQLEGPTVAGLFTIHVVIYDLLKLENQIPFFIIRLLFDHLKTCEDGQIDLVDLALQLFKGIHPEKSKSFEKKSPEEYHHLLHLFYSSRIPSEKPAESTSAPREDAPKWIPSATELLRAGVKFRKKEQADSFLNIQFQRRKMKLTPWLCLQNLCLKLRSGRMEIPQLQIYGYTGPLFQNLIAFEQCYFDTEMYFTIYALFMDCIIDQAEDVRLLQLKGILEHKLSSPQDVADLFNQLGSRLHYVREKNYLAKQIKEVNSFYEVKCHKRLVTLRRDYLGNPWAKISVFAAALLLFLTIEQAVFSALSYFHSP